A window from Mya arenaria isolate MELC-2E11 chromosome 9, ASM2691426v1 encodes these proteins:
- the LOC128203253 gene encoding lysosomal amino acid transporter 1 homolog isoform X1 encodes MPWQPLLFDVPPSNISDNCSQGVQWIYHVLQDCVYDAQGIASEILGLASIVTWMIVSIPQMIKNFRDIKGIQGISLLLILMWTLGDTANLVGGILTKQLPLQIYLAVYFVFADLVLFAQFLYYNCYWKKKYKDYEPIPSTSTKSVGVGTSNGNVSQIVLCISGAMTLCLHKSFQIYNSSHESSLIHQPAGRSLLSTDLKYHIHIFHNLEDEVGYGIGVVSSVFYTVSRVGQMFKNYKRQSTDGLSIMMFILAVLGNLTYGLSILVRQLDVNYILKHLPWLIGSLGVIFLDLSLLVQFKYYEKTDDMNSLLKQPILNDTVLPDEVEVYVPAHRDHSASVNSITTASVNSYTIN; translated from the exons ATGCCATGGCAACCACTTCTGTTTGATGTACCTCCATCGAATATCTCGGACAACTGCAGCCAAGGGGTGCAGTGGATCTACCATGTGCTGCAGGACTGTGTGTATGATGCTCAAGGAATTGCATCTGAAATTCTGGGCCTGGCCTCAATTGTCACATGGATGATAGTCAGTATACC GCAGATGATTAAAAACTTTCGAGACATCAAAGGCATCCAGGGGATTTCCCTGCTGCTCATTCTCATGTGGACACTTGGGGATACTGCAAATTTAGTTGGAGGCATTCTTACCAAGCAACTGCCACTACAG ATCTACCTTGctgtgtattttgtgtttgcCGATCTGGTGCTATTTGCCCAGTTCCTCTACTACAACTGCTACTGGAAGAAAAAGTATAAAG ACTATGAACCAATCCCCTCTACCTCAACTAAGTCAGTCGGAGTTGGGACCAGCAATGGCAATGTATCACAGATCGTATTGTGTATATCCGGTGCGATGACACTGTGTTTACACAAGTCCTTTCAGATATACAACAGTTCACACGAGTCTAGTCTCATACACCAGCCGGCTGGCAGATCTCTGTTATCCACTGATTTGAAGtaccatatacatatatttcat AATTTAGAGGACGAGGTTGGTTATGGGATTGGTGTGGTATCTAGTGTTTTCTACACCGTTTCACGAGTTGGGCAGATGTTTAAAAAT TACAAACGCCAGTCCACGGACGGTCTGTCGATCATGATGTTTATCCTGGCTGTGCTTGGTAATCTCACCTATGGTCTCTCTATCCTTGTGCGTCAGCTCGATGTCAACTACATACTTAAACACCTGCCGTGGCTCATCGGAAGTCTTGGAGTTATCTTCCTTGACCTCTCT TTATTAGTCCAGTTCAAGTACTACGAGAAGACTGATGATATGAACAGCCTCCTCAAACAGCCAATATTGAATGATACTGTACTGCCAGATGAGGTTGAGGTGTATGTTCCAGCTCATAGGGATCATTCTGCATCAGTCAACAGTATCACTACGGCATCAGTCAACAGTTAcactataaattaa
- the LOC128203253 gene encoding lysosomal amino acid transporter 1 homolog isoform X2, with translation MIKNFRDIKGIQGISLLLILMWTLGDTANLVGGILTKQLPLQIYLAVYFVFADLVLFAQFLYYNCYWKKKYKDYEPIPSTSTKSVGVGTSNGNVSQIVLCISGAMTLCLHKSFQIYNSSHESSLIHQPAGRSLLSTDLKYHIHIFHNLEDEVGYGIGVVSSVFYTVSRVGQMFKNYKRQSTDGLSIMMFILAVLGNLTYGLSILVRQLDVNYILKHLPWLIGSLGVIFLDLSLLVQFKYYEKTDDMNSLLKQPILNDTVLPDEVEVYVPAHRDHSASVNSITTASVNSYTIN, from the exons ATGATTAAAAACTTTCGAGACATCAAAGGCATCCAGGGGATTTCCCTGCTGCTCATTCTCATGTGGACACTTGGGGATACTGCAAATTTAGTTGGAGGCATTCTTACCAAGCAACTGCCACTACAG ATCTACCTTGctgtgtattttgtgtttgcCGATCTGGTGCTATTTGCCCAGTTCCTCTACTACAACTGCTACTGGAAGAAAAAGTATAAAG ACTATGAACCAATCCCCTCTACCTCAACTAAGTCAGTCGGAGTTGGGACCAGCAATGGCAATGTATCACAGATCGTATTGTGTATATCCGGTGCGATGACACTGTGTTTACACAAGTCCTTTCAGATATACAACAGTTCACACGAGTCTAGTCTCATACACCAGCCGGCTGGCAGATCTCTGTTATCCACTGATTTGAAGtaccatatacatatatttcat AATTTAGAGGACGAGGTTGGTTATGGGATTGGTGTGGTATCTAGTGTTTTCTACACCGTTTCACGAGTTGGGCAGATGTTTAAAAAT TACAAACGCCAGTCCACGGACGGTCTGTCGATCATGATGTTTATCCTGGCTGTGCTTGGTAATCTCACCTATGGTCTCTCTATCCTTGTGCGTCAGCTCGATGTCAACTACATACTTAAACACCTGCCGTGGCTCATCGGAAGTCTTGGAGTTATCTTCCTTGACCTCTCT TTATTAGTCCAGTTCAAGTACTACGAGAAGACTGATGATATGAACAGCCTCCTCAAACAGCCAATATTGAATGATACTGTACTGCCAGATGAGGTTGAGGTGTATGTTCCAGCTCATAGGGATCATTCTGCATCAGTCAACAGTATCACTACGGCATCAGTCAACAGTTAcactataaattaa